One stretch of Cydia fagiglandana chromosome 18, ilCydFagi1.1, whole genome shotgun sequence DNA includes these proteins:
- the LOC134673259 gene encoding uncharacterized protein LOC134673259 produces the protein MGVLRISCLLLMVCLIGNVTGLLWPSSTDTGLDGVRKASRWNMPWLGIGLWCNGCPPKSCEDDDAIVHGYCCGCAYSLDKLPVLCPEFLQCPLNLHGLCHDYEYMMRCCC, from the exons ATGGGTGTTCTCAGGATCTCGTGCCTATTGCTTATGGTGTGTCTTATAGGGAACGTGACGGGGTTACTGTGGCCTTCTTCGACTGATACAGGGTTAGATGGAGTTAGGAAAGCGTCAcgat GGAACATGCCATGGCTGGGTATCGGCCTGTGGTGTAACGGCTGCCCTCCGAAGAGCTGCGAGGACGATGACGCCATCGTACACGGGTACTGCTGCGGCTGCGCTTATTCTTTAG ACAAACTACCAGTGCTGTGTCCAGAGTTCCTCCAGTGCCCGCTGAATCTGCACGGGCTCTGTCACGACTACGAGTACATGATGAGGTGCTGCTGctag